The following coding sequences lie in one Xanthomonas hyacinthi genomic window:
- a CDS encoding BA14K family protein, with protein sequence MNKMLGVVVACALAASLPAVAGADQVQPQNRYDDGPRHDDPPRPDQPNPDRRDEARHDDRHDDRPGDHGDDRRRDDRPDDKRYGRWDPKWGPRPGDPPAHRSRQDDWYRHARACQQRYRSYDARTDTFVHRGRRLRCSL encoded by the coding sequence ATGAACAAGATGCTTGGAGTTGTCGTCGCTTGCGCCCTGGCCGCCAGCCTTCCTGCCGTTGCAGGTGCGGACCAGGTTCAGCCCCAGAACCGTTACGACGATGGCCCGCGCCACGACGACCCGCCGCGGCCTGACCAACCTAACCCTGATCGCCGCGACGAGGCCCGGCACGACGACCGGCATGACGATCGGCCCGGCGACCATGGCGACGATCGCCGCAGGGACGACCGCCCGGACGACAAGCGCTATGGACGCTGGGATCCCAAGTGGGGTCCGCGCCCGGGCGATCCTCCCGCGCACCGGTCCCGGCAAGACGATTGGTATCGTCACGCGCGCGCCTGCCAACAGCGTTACCGCAGCTACGACGCGCGCACCGACACCTTCGTCCATCGCGGCCGCCGCCTGCGCTGCTCGCTGTAA
- the trhA gene encoding PAQR family membrane homeostasis protein TrhA — protein MSVPAPAPAAHYKTAGARRADLIVHAAGLLLSIVGGAMLIWRPHANHALLLATCVYALGMLVMFACSAAYNFAPPQRQPILRKLDHAGIFVMIAGSYTPLFVLALSGAWVWSMTLAVWGVALFGVFAKLFLPGISKGFWVAIYLLLGWAGIVAIKPLMASLDSAVLWFIAAGGMFYTVGVGFYVRKSMVYNRAIWHAHVLGGALSHWCAIWLCLRPLQAA, from the coding sequence TTGTCCGTGCCTGCTCCCGCCCCCGCCGCACATTACAAAACCGCCGGCGCCCGCCGCGCCGACCTGATCGTGCACGCCGCCGGCCTGCTGCTGTCCATCGTCGGCGGCGCCATGCTGATCTGGCGCCCCCACGCCAACCATGCGCTGCTCCTGGCCACCTGCGTCTACGCGCTGGGGATGTTGGTGATGTTCGCCTGCTCGGCCGCCTACAACTTCGCCCCGCCACAGCGCCAGCCGATCCTGCGCAAGCTCGACCACGCCGGCATCTTCGTGATGATCGCCGGTTCCTACACGCCGCTGTTCGTGCTGGCGCTGTCCGGTGCCTGGGTCTGGTCGATGACCCTGGCGGTGTGGGGCGTGGCCCTGTTCGGCGTGTTCGCCAAACTGTTCCTGCCCGGCATCAGCAAGGGCTTCTGGGTCGCGATCTACCTGCTGCTGGGCTGGGCCGGTATCGTCGCGATCAAGCCGCTCATGGCCAGCCTGGACAGCGCCGTGCTGTGGTTCATCGCCGCCGGCGGCATGTTCTACACCGTGGGCGTGGGCTTCTACGTGCGCAAGTCGATGGTCTACAACCGCGCCATCTGGCACGCGCACGTGCTCGGCGGCGCGCTGAGCCACTGGTGCGCCATCTGGCTGTGCCTGCGGCCGTTGCAGGCGGCCTGA
- a CDS encoding lysozyme inhibitor LprI family protein, translating to MGTKGSKRRRLLRVVLLAAAAAGVEANAQQDQQQMQQQQQQLQQLQQLQQQLQQQQAADAGAAKGLSAAYLDCRKQASGLDDRRRCIAREHRLQEDRLSKAYDTLRHRLSGSDRAKLMDAQYTWQQSSAQANALDKTLGGRGQAAALQNAEAALQRISARADELERYASPNR from the coding sequence ATGGGAACCAAGGGAAGCAAGCGCCGCAGGCTGTTGCGGGTCGTGCTGCTGGCCGCTGCGGCCGCCGGCGTCGAAGCAAACGCGCAGCAGGATCAGCAACAGATGCAACAACAGCAACAGCAACTCCAACAGCTTCAGCAGTTGCAGCAACAACTGCAGCAGCAGCAGGCGGCAGACGCCGGTGCGGCCAAGGGCTTGTCCGCCGCCTACCTGGACTGCCGCAAGCAGGCGAGCGGTTTGGACGATCGAAGGCGCTGCATCGCGCGCGAACACAGGCTGCAGGAAGACCGCCTGAGCAAGGCCTACGACACACTGCGCCATCGGCTTAGCGGCAGCGACAGGGCCAAGCTGATGGACGCGCAGTACACCTGGCAGCAGTCCAGCGCGCAGGCGAACGCTCTGGACAAGACCCTCGGCGGCCGCGGCCAGGCAGCGGCATTGCAGAACGCCGAGGCCGCGCTGCAGCGGATCAGCGCACGCGCCGACGAATTGGAGAGGTACGCCAGCCCGAACCGCTGA
- a CDS encoding HigA family addiction module antitoxin produces MKTLPNIHPGEVLLEEFLTPLGISQNALARAAGVPPRRINEIVLGKRSVTADSAIRLAAALGTSERFWLGLQADYDLEQARRALGAQAQKIERIAA; encoded by the coding sequence ATGAAGACCCTGCCCAACATCCACCCCGGCGAAGTCCTGCTGGAGGAATTCCTGACCCCGCTGGGCATCAGCCAGAACGCACTGGCGCGCGCCGCCGGCGTGCCGCCGCGCCGCATCAACGAAATCGTGCTCGGCAAGCGCAGCGTCACCGCCGACAGCGCGATCCGGCTGGCCGCCGCGCTCGGCACCAGCGAGCGCTTCTGGCTCGGCCTGCAGGCCGACTACGACCTGGAACAGGCGCGGCGCGCGCTGGGCGCGCAGGCACAGAAGATCGAACGCATCGCGGCGTAG
- a CDS encoding EcsC family protein: MTSTLPVPAMDAADHRDLAQAHALLEHPGLAAKIANTVGAPIEDLLSKRLPKALSSRIDAISQRALRIALRSALLTMRRQAPGTARPRLHGVAVAATGAAGGFFGLPGLLVELPLTTTLMLRSIADIARAEGERLDDPATTLACLEVLAHGGRSARDDGSESGYFAVRTAMAQQLSAAAQYIAAHGIGSKGAPALVSLMSRIAAKFSITVSEKLAAQAVPLVGAASGALLNTVFIAHFQAMARGHFIVRRLERRYGEAAVRQAYEALPASA, from the coding sequence ATGACCTCCACTCTCCCCGTTCCCGCCATGGATGCCGCCGACCACCGCGACCTGGCCCAGGCGCATGCGCTGCTCGAGCATCCGGGCCTGGCGGCGAAGATCGCCAATACCGTCGGCGCGCCGATCGAGGACCTGCTCAGCAAGCGCCTGCCGAAGGCGCTGTCCTCGCGCATCGACGCGATCAGCCAGCGCGCGCTGCGCATCGCCTTGCGCTCGGCGCTGCTGACCATGCGCAGGCAGGCGCCGGGCACGGCACGGCCGCGCCTGCATGGCGTGGCGGTGGCCGCGACCGGCGCGGCCGGCGGTTTCTTCGGCCTGCCCGGCTTGCTGGTGGAGCTGCCGCTGACCACCACGCTGATGCTGCGTTCGATCGCCGATATCGCCCGCGCCGAGGGCGAGCGGCTGGACGATCCGGCCACTACCCTGGCCTGCCTGGAAGTGCTGGCGCACGGCGGGCGCAGCGCGCGCGACGACGGCAGCGAGTCGGGCTATTTCGCGGTGCGCACGGCGATGGCGCAGCAGCTCAGCGCCGCCGCGCAATACATCGCCGCGCACGGCATCGGCAGCAAGGGCGCGCCGGCGCTGGTGTCGCTGATGTCGCGGATCGCGGCGAAGTTCTCGATCACGGTCAGCGAAAAACTGGCGGCGCAGGCGGTGCCGCTGGTCGGCGCGGCCAGCGGCGCGCTGCTCAATACGGTGTTCATCGCGCACTTCCAGGCGATGGCGCGTGGCCATTTCATCGTGCGCCGGTTGGAGCGGCGCTACGGCGAGGCCGCGGTGCGGCAGGCCTACG
- a CDS encoding type II toxin-antitoxin system RelE/ParE family toxin — protein sequence MIRNFVDKEAEKIWQGMPSRRLPADIRAVARRKLRMLNSAATLDDLRVPPANRLESLKGDRKGQYSIRINDQWRVCFQWKDGDALDVEIVDYH from the coding sequence GTGATCCGGAACTTTGTCGACAAGGAAGCCGAAAAGATCTGGCAGGGCATGCCTTCCCGGCGATTGCCGGCCGATATCCGGGCCGTGGCTCGGCGCAAGCTGCGCATGCTCAACAGCGCGGCCACGCTGGACGATCTGCGTGTTCCGCCGGCCAACCGTCTGGAGTCCTTGAAGGGAGACCGCAAGGGCCAATACAGCATCCGGATCAACGATCAATGGCGCGTGTGCTTCCAATGGAAGGACGGCGATGCGCTGGACGTGGAAATCGTCGACTACCACTGA
- a CDS encoding DEAD/DEAH box helicase translates to MPAHALARRTEDAERALSTTGGAPSRDGALLTERLERRYHDRITGSFMIPGRAGRYAPIPGDVPAALVAALQARGIEQLYSHQAQAWDAAQRGEHVAIATPTASGKSLCYTLPVLAAAMTAQAKALYLFPTKALAQDQVAELLELNRAGELGVKAFTFDGDTPGDARQAIRLHGDIVVSNPDMLHQAILPHHTKWAQFFENLRYVVIDEIHTYRGVFGSHVTNVLRRLKRICAFYGVNPQFILCSATIGNPRAHAEALIEQRVHAITESGAPCGDKHVLLWNPPVVNADLGLRASARSQSNRIARIAIKSGLKTLVFAQTRLMVEVLTKYLKDIFDHDPRKPPRIRAYRGGYLPTERREAERAMRAGSIDGIVSTSALELGVDIGALDVVVLNGYPGSVAATWQRFGRAGRRQQPSLGVLVASSQPLDQYVVRHPDFFADASPEHARIAPDQPLILFDHIRCAAFELTFVAGEGFGPVDPAVFLEALAESDVVHQEGERWEWIADSYPANAVSLRSMADGNFVVVDKTDGKQQIIAEVDYSAAALTLYEGAIHMVQSTPYQVETLDWEGRKAYVTRTHVDYYTDSIDFTKLKVLDRFDGGAAGRGDSHHGEVHVVRRVAGYKKIRYYTHENIGYGPVALPDQELHTTAVWWQLPQATLLKAFAARQDALDGFLGAAYALHVVATVAVMADARDLQKAVGDGDGAWFAMADAKGRGQLRGGDNGEPVGVELQQFVPTVYLYDNFPGGVGLSEPLWQRQAELVQRARELVQRCDCVAGCPACVGPVLAAQEDSATTPKALALQVLRLLLENAALDEETTTSDREFDALPEWSA, encoded by the coding sequence ATGCCCGCCCACGCCCTAGCCCGCCGCACCGAGGACGCCGAGCGCGCCCTGTCCACCACCGGCGGCGCGCCTTCGCGCGACGGCGCGCTGCTGACCGAACGGCTGGAGCGGCGCTACCACGACCGCATCACCGGCAGCTTCATGATCCCCGGCCGCGCGGGCCGCTACGCGCCGATCCCGGGCGACGTGCCGGCGGCGCTGGTCGCGGCGCTGCAGGCGCGCGGCATCGAGCAGCTGTACAGCCATCAGGCGCAGGCCTGGGATGCGGCGCAGCGCGGCGAACACGTGGCCATCGCCACCCCCACCGCCTCGGGCAAGTCGCTGTGCTACACGCTGCCGGTGCTGGCCGCGGCGATGACCGCGCAGGCCAAGGCGCTGTACCTGTTCCCGACCAAGGCGCTGGCGCAGGACCAGGTGGCCGAGCTGCTGGAACTCAACCGCGCCGGCGAACTGGGGGTGAAGGCCTTCACCTTCGACGGCGACACGCCGGGCGATGCGCGCCAGGCGATCCGCCTGCACGGCGACATCGTGGTCAGCAACCCGGACATGCTGCACCAGGCGATCCTGCCGCATCACACCAAGTGGGCGCAGTTCTTCGAGAACCTGCGCTACGTGGTGATCGACGAAATCCACACCTACCGCGGCGTGTTCGGCAGCCACGTCACCAACGTGCTGCGCCGGCTCAAGCGCATCTGCGCGTTCTACGGGGTGAACCCGCAGTTCATCCTGTGCTCGGCCACCATCGGCAACCCGCGCGCGCACGCCGAGGCGCTGATCGAGCAGCGCGTGCATGCGATCACCGAGTCCGGCGCGCCGTGCGGCGACAAGCACGTGCTGCTGTGGAACCCGCCGGTGGTCAACGCCGACCTGGGCCTGCGCGCGTCGGCACGCTCGCAGAGCAACCGCATCGCGCGCATCGCGATCAAGTCCGGGCTGAAGACCCTGGTGTTCGCGCAGACCCGGCTGATGGTGGAGGTGCTGACCAAGTACCTGAAGGACATCTTCGACCACGATCCGCGCAAGCCGCCGCGCATCCGCGCCTACCGCGGCGGCTACCTGCCCACCGAACGCCGCGAGGCCGAACGCGCGATGCGCGCCGGCAGCATCGACGGCATCGTTTCAACGTCCGCGCTGGAACTGGGCGTGGACATCGGCGCGCTGGACGTGGTCGTGCTCAACGGCTACCCCGGCAGCGTGGCCGCGACCTGGCAGCGCTTCGGCCGCGCCGGGCGCCGCCAGCAGCCGTCGCTCGGCGTGCTGGTGGCCAGCTCGCAGCCGCTGGACCAGTACGTGGTGCGGCATCCGGACTTCTTCGCCGACGCCTCGCCCGAACACGCGCGCATCGCCCCGGACCAGCCGCTGATCCTGTTCGACCACATCCGCTGCGCCGCGTTCGAACTGACCTTCGTCGCCGGCGAGGGGTTCGGCCCGGTCGATCCGGCGGTGTTCCTGGAAGCGCTGGCCGAAAGCGACGTGGTGCACCAGGAAGGCGAGCGCTGGGAGTGGATCGCCGACAGCTACCCGGCCAACGCGGTGAGCCTGCGCTCGATGGCCGACGGCAACTTCGTGGTCGTCGACAAGACCGACGGCAAGCAGCAGATCATCGCCGAAGTGGATTATTCCGCCGCTGCGCTGACCTTGTACGAAGGCGCGATCCATATGGTGCAGAGCACCCCGTACCAGGTGGAGACGCTGGACTGGGAAGGGCGCAAGGCCTACGTCACCCGCACCCATGTGGACTACTACACCGACAGCATCGACTTCACCAAGCTCAAGGTGCTGGACCGTTTCGACGGCGGCGCGGCCGGGCGCGGCGACAGCCACCACGGCGAGGTGCACGTGGTGCGGCGCGTGGCCGGCTACAAGAAGATCCGCTACTACACCCACGAGAACATCGGCTACGGCCCGGTCGCCCTGCCCGACCAGGAACTGCATACCACCGCGGTGTGGTGGCAGCTGCCGCAGGCCACCCTGCTGAAGGCGTTCGCCGCCAGGCAGGACGCGCTGGACGGCTTCCTCGGCGCGGCCTACGCGCTGCACGTGGTGGCGACGGTGGCGGTGATGGCCGACGCGCGCGACCTGCAGAAGGCGGTGGGCGACGGCGATGGCGCCTGGTTCGCGATGGCCGACGCCAAGGGCCGCGGCCAGCTACGCGGCGGCGACAACGGCGAACCGGTCGGCGTGGAACTGCAGCAGTTCGTGCCCACCGTGTACCTGTACGACAACTTCCCCGGCGGCGTGGGCCTGAGCGAGCCGCTGTGGCAGCGCCAGGCCGAGCTGGTGCAGCGCGCGCGCGAACTGGTGCAGCGCTGCGACTGCGTGGCCGGCTGCCCGGCCTGCGTCGGCCCGGTGCTGGCCGCGCAGGAAGACAGCGCGACCACGCCGAAGGCGCTGGCGCTGCAGGTGCTGCGCCTGCTGCTGGAGAACGCGGCGCTGGACGAGGAAACCACCACGAGCGACCGCGAATTCGATGCGCTGCCGGAGTGGAGCGCATGA
- a CDS encoding DUF2388 domain-containing protein, with amino-acid sequence MNKITLAGALLAGLSLPLLAQASSFAGTSAGASSAGSSSSGDDKVVLQARDDAASFVASEGRIRGAQLESALQLLRERDPNARQASDLQLAQAILTQ; translated from the coding sequence ATGAACAAGATCACCTTGGCCGGCGCGTTGCTGGCGGGCCTTTCCCTGCCGCTGCTGGCCCAGGCCTCCAGCTTCGCCGGCACCTCCGCCGGCGCATCCTCGGCCGGCAGCAGCAGTTCCGGCGACGACAAAGTGGTGCTGCAGGCGCGCGACGATGCCGCGAGCTTCGTCGCCAGCGAGGGCCGCATCCGCGGCGCGCAGCTGGAGTCGGCGCTACAGTTGCTGCGCGAGCGCGACCCGAACGCGCGCCAGGCCAGCGACCTGCAACTGGCCCAGGCCATCCTTACCCAGTGA
- a CDS encoding MFS transporter, whose protein sequence is MLDPAAACSDPVALVAARIDRLPATATLWRLVALLALGGFFELYDLFQTAYISPGLLHDGIFTTGAAGVFGIADQAAFASATFLGLFLGASLLSPFADRFGRRPVFAFALLWYTAATVAMGLQSTALGVIALRFVVGIGLGIELVTIDTYLSELMPKHMRGAAFAFAFFVQFLAVPAVAASAWALVPHAPFGVSGWRWVVLLSGTFAVAIWWLRRRLPESARWLAAQGRHAEADAVLRDLEARCAADLGRALDTPQIESQVVASAATQGRFAALWKPPYRRRVAMLVAFHVFQAIGFFGFGNWLPALLSAQGADSVHGLGYAFAISLAYPLAPLLLLRGAQRWENKWQVVWSALGAVLFGTLFAWQTQPLAIIACGAAITFCNAWMSFAYHGYQAELFPTALRARAVGFCYSFSRLSTAGSSLLIGLLLERAGNRGVLAFIVASLLAVAGIIGVFGPRTRNRTLEQIAG, encoded by the coding sequence ATGCTCGATCCCGCTGCCGCTTGTTCCGATCCCGTTGCGCTGGTGGCCGCGCGCATCGACCGCCTGCCGGCGACGGCCACGCTGTGGCGCCTGGTCGCGCTGCTGGCGCTGGGCGGCTTCTTCGAGCTGTACGACCTGTTCCAGACCGCCTACATCAGCCCGGGCCTTCTTCACGACGGCATCTTCACCACCGGCGCGGCGGGCGTGTTCGGCATCGCCGACCAGGCCGCGTTCGCCTCGGCCACGTTCCTGGGCCTGTTTCTCGGCGCCAGCCTGCTCAGTCCGTTCGCCGACCGCTTCGGACGCCGCCCGGTATTCGCCTTCGCCCTGCTCTGGTACACCGCCGCGACCGTGGCGATGGGCCTGCAGAGCACGGCGCTGGGGGTGATCGCGCTGCGCTTCGTGGTCGGCATCGGCCTGGGCATCGAGCTGGTCACCATCGACACCTATCTGTCCGAGCTGATGCCCAAGCACATGCGCGGGGCAGCCTTCGCGTTCGCGTTCTTCGTGCAGTTCCTGGCGGTGCCGGCGGTGGCGGCGAGCGCGTGGGCGCTGGTGCCGCATGCGCCGTTCGGAGTCAGCGGCTGGCGCTGGGTGGTGCTGCTCAGCGGCACGTTCGCAGTGGCGATCTGGTGGCTGCGCCGGCGCCTGCCGGAATCGGCGCGCTGGCTGGCGGCGCAGGGCCGGCATGCCGAGGCCGATGCCGTGCTGCGCGATCTGGAAGCACGCTGCGCGGCCGACCTGGGCCGCGCGCTGGACACGCCGCAGATCGAATCGCAGGTCGTCGCCTCCGCTGCGACGCAGGGGCGTTTCGCCGCGCTGTGGAAGCCGCCCTATCGGCGCCGCGTGGCGATGCTGGTGGCGTTCCACGTGTTCCAGGCGATCGGCTTCTTCGGCTTCGGCAACTGGCTGCCGGCGCTGTTGTCGGCGCAAGGCGCGGACAGCGTGCATGGGCTGGGCTATGCGTTCGCGATCTCGCTGGCCTATCCGCTGGCGCCGCTGCTGTTGCTGCGCGGCGCCCAGCGCTGGGAAAACAAGTGGCAGGTGGTGTGGTCGGCGCTCGGCGCGGTGCTGTTCGGCACGCTGTTCGCCTGGCAGACCCAGCCGCTGGCCATCATCGCCTGCGGCGCGGCGATCACCTTCTGCAATGCCTGGATGAGCTTCGCCTACCACGGCTACCAGGCCGAGCTGTTCCCGACCGCGCTGCGCGCCCGCGCGGTGGGCTTCTGCTATTCCTTCAGCCGCCTGTCCACCGCCGGCAGCAGCCTGCTGATCGGCCTGCTGCTGGAGCGTGCCGGCAACCGCGGCGTGCTGGCCTTCATCGTCGCCAGCCTGCTGGCGGTGGCCGGGATCATCGGCGTGTTCGGCCCGCGCACCCGCAACCGCACGCTGGAGCAGATCGCAGGCTAG